The genomic stretch TGCCATGGGCCGCAGATGCAGCCGATGCGGTGTCTTCAGGAGCGGCGCCGGCCTCAACGTTCGCGGCGCGAACAGCCGTCTCATCGGCGGATACAGGCGCTACCCCAGTTGAAACCGGACCAGCAGTTGCCGTGCCCGAAGCAGCAGGGTCCTCAACTCCGGCACTCGGTTGAGCCACGGGATCAGCACTCTGTTGACCGATCAGTCTCTGTGTAGCCGCTGGTGCAGCAACGACAGGAGATGCAGAAGCCGCAGCAGGCGATACGGATGCGGGTGCGCCTACCACCGGCGCGGCGTCTACGCTGTTCGCTCCCTGAGGTCTTGCAAGATCCGGCGAGACTAGAGTGGTAGAGGCATCGGGAGCAGACGTTGCCGGACCCGTATTCTCCTGCGCCTGACTTGCGCCAGCAAAAATCAGGATCAGGGAGAGGAATCCAAACAAGCGAATGGAACGTCCCATGGATGTGAGCAACACTGACGGCTCCTTGGGTGAGGACTGTCGGAATAGACCCCGGCGAAGGAGGTCTTGGTTGTAGTCCCACCCCATAATAAACATGAGTATTCAAGACAAGTAATTATCGTCACCAAAGCGCGAAAATAAGAAAAATTAACTCATGTTTGATGGAGCCTGCAGCGATGTCAGGCCTCAGCCGCGCGGTACAGGTCAAGCACATCCTGTCGGCGGCAAAGCTCCGTCCCCGCAGTCATGACTGCAGCCGCGCCTGCTGCCATTCCAAAGCGGAAAGCCTCCTCAATTCCTTGGCCGGCGGCCAGCGACCAAGTCATACCGGCAACAAAGCTGTCTCCGGCGCCAACGGCAGACTGCACCGCAACGGGGATGGCCGGAGCGCGAATGATCCGATCCTCGGACACCAGGATTGCGCCGTCTCCTCCAAGGGACACCGCGATGTGTCTCGCACTGCCGCGGCGGACAATCTCCTGGGCCGCAGGGCCAACACTGTCATGGTCAAGCTTGAACCCAAGGCATGCCTCAATCTCGCCAAGGCTCGGTTTGACCAGGAAGACCTGCCCGCGATCAAGCGTCATCGTGAGCGCAGCGCCCGAGGTATCAAGGATCAGCTTCGATCCCGTCTCTCGGGCAATCTCGGCAATCTTTACATAGGTGTCATTGGCAACACCGCGCGGCAGGCTCCCGCTGGCAACGATGTATTGCGCCTGCGCGTCCCTGATAATCTCGAAAACAGGAGCAAGTTCCTCGTCAGTGACCAGCGGCCCCTCAGGAACAAAACGGTACTCCAGATTTGTCGAGGTTTCATGCACCGCATAGGCAATCCGGACGGGATCATGGATCGGCACCGGTCTGGCATCAATTGCCAGCGGCTTCAGCATGGCCTCCAGCAATTGACCGGTCGCTCCACCGGACAGGAACACCAGTTCGCTGCGCCCACCGAGCTCCGAAATGACGCGTGAGACATTGACGCCGCCGCCACCGGGGAACTGCTGCTGATTGTGTGTCCGTGTCTTGTGGGTATGACGGACCGTCTCTGCATCGCTGGAAATGTCGATGGCAGGATTGAGTGCGATGGTAAGGATCTTTGACATGCTGGGACACTAGGAATGGGAGGTGACGGAATGACGACAAGGCGGAATGGAAGATATAGAATGCGCAACTTCGTCAGGGCAACTGCGCAGAGTTTCGAACCGCCACATGGATATGCTGTTCCTTTGGAGCGGGAATGCTAAACACTGTGGACTTCAGATGACCATTGGTTTTGACAGGATGACGACTATCTAAGGCGTGTCGTTCACAAGGAAGCATGTATGTATACCGGAATTGTTCAGGCCATCGCACCCGTTCTGAAGACCATCCGCCATGATGGCTACACCGAATTTCACATCGACTTTCCCGAACGCCTGCTCACCGACCTGCAAATTGGCGGCAGCGTGGCTGTTGAGGGCGTTTGCCTGTCGGCCACCTCGATCGCAGGAACGACCGTGACCTTTGATGCCATGGATGCGACGCTGGAGCGAACCAATCTCGGCTCCGTGAAGGAAGGCGATGTCGTCAATATCGAGCGATCCGCAAAGCCGAACGATGAGAATGGCGGCCATGCAATCGCCGGTCACATTGCGACGACGGCGGAACTGGTTGATGCAAAATTTGAGATGCCGGGCGCTCACATTACCTTCCGCCTTCCGGAAGAATGGGCGAAATATGTATTCAAGCGCGGCTATCTTGCAGTCAACGGCGCAAGTCTGACTGTGGCCGAGGCAGAGAATGACACATTTGTCATCAATCTGATCCCCGAGACACTGCGCCAGACGACTTTTCCGCGTTACAAGCCGGGCGACCGGCTGAACATCGAGGTCGACCACCAGACCATGGTAATGGTCGATGTCGTCGAGCGTACCCTCGAACGGCTGATGAGCCGCAATCAGTGACGTGAACGCAGCTTTGTCCAGGGCCGATCACACATGAGAGACGCCAGCACCTTCACGTAATCGGCCGGTTTTGGCGCGCAGAGTTCCTGCGGAATCCCATTGGCTTCGATCTCTTTCAGTGGCGACCCGGATACGATCCGGAAGGGAATTCCAAGACGACGCAACTGCCGAACGACCGGGGTCACATCGCCATCGCGTACGTTGAAATCGAGGATGGCAGCCGAGATATGCTCGTTCTCGAGAATGTCGAGCGCATCCCTGACCGTTTCGGCCGTGATGACGTTCACACCGGCCCCGGCAACGGCGTCGGCGGCGTCCATGGAAATGAAGACATCGTCCTCAACGATGAGGATCGTATCGATGGCCAGTGGGTGCTTTGCTGCTCGCATGGCTGATCTCCTTTGACCCCAGAACGTATGCGCAGCACATTTGTTCAGATTTCAGTAAAATACTAAATATGATGGTAAACAGGGGCTTAACACAGATTTTGTCCGATCTGCCCCAGTTGTATCGGTGAGACTTCCGAAGCCACTTGCTGGAACTGAGAACCGGCACCGAGCGTTTCTCAACTGAAACAGCAAAGTCAGGAGCAAGAAAAATGCAGCTCATCGGGACGAAGGTTTTAAACGGTAACCATGAAAAAGAGGGTCGAGGCAAAGGCGTGACCGTCGTCTTCAGCGGCGACGGAGGTGAGACAGTAACGGTGGAAATGGCCGAGACGGAAGACAGCTCCCTGACACAGGAGAATGCCGTCCAGAAGGCCAGGGTTGTTTTGCTTCAGCTGGCTGCATTTGATCTGTCCGAGGCTTCCGGAAATGAGCGGAATGCAGGCGATGATGTCTCGCCCGCCGTCCAGAGCGTCAGACAGGAACGTGCCGATAAGAACCAAAGGGGCGGCAGCGCTCTCGAAGAAGGCATTGAAGACAGCTTTCCAGCGAGCGATCCCGTGTCGGCCGCCTACACTTCGACCCCAGGCTCGACCTGAGCGAGGTTCAGTCTGATGCAAAAAGGGCTGGCGCCGACCGTCATCGGCGCAAGCCTTGGCTTATGAGGGGGCCTATCTAAGAAGGCTCTGCCCGCCATCAATCCAGATCGGGCTGCCCGTCACATGACGCGCCAAATCCGACACCAGGAAACCGATCACATCAGCAACCTCGTCAGCAGTACCCGATTCTCCTCCGGTCAACGGTATGTCGCCATTCGGCCACTCCACGGAAACGCCGCTTTCATCAGCCTTGCGAATATCGGTATTGTCCCCGATTTCCGTATCGATGGCACCGGGACAGACAGCATTGATCCGAATGCGGTGGCGGCCAAGCTCAAGCGCCAGCTGCTGCACCATGGCGACTTGCGCGGCCTTCGTGGCGGAATAGGCCGTCGCGCCCGGCGAGGAGAATGTGCGGGTGCCGTTGATGGATGCAACCACCACAATCGAACCGCCATTCTTCTTGAGTTGGGGCACCGTGTGGTGAAGCGTGAGATAGGTCCCACGAAGATTGACCGAGACCGTCTTGTCAAACTCTTCAGGCTTCAGATCATCAATCGGCGCCCAGGTCCCGTTAATGCCGGCATTCGCCACAACGATATCGAGCGCCCCTCGAGCAGAAATCAGATCGTTGACAGCTGACCGGACATCCTGATCCTCGCCGACGTCACCCAGCAAAACCCGACCGCGACCGCCACATTCCTTTAGCGCATGTAGCGTTTCCTCAAGCTCATCCTCAGTCCGGCTCAACAGCCCGACAAATGCACCGTCTTTTGCCAGGCGCAACGCGGTCGCCCGCCCAATGCCGGAGCCGGCGCCGGTTACCAGAGCCGTCTTGCCTTCAAGGTTCATTGTCACTTGTTCATCCCTTATCACTTGTGCGATACGTGCGCGGGTTTGCCTTTACGGCTCGTGGAGGCCATCTCTTCCAACTCCTTCTCCGACATGCTTTCCACCATGCTCCGGGAGGCTCCCTTAAGGTCGCTCTTCTTCGTATCTCCCCGTTTCGCTGAAAGAGCGGCACCGGCCGCCTTCTGCTGTGCTTTCGATTTTGCGGGCATTGCTCGGTATCCTGGCCTGATGATTGGTATGACCTGAAAACTTGTGGGATACCGAAGGGTTCCACCTCAGCACTGTCTCGCCAGCCGGTTGCTTCATCGCCTGCATCGGGAACAATCAGGGAGGATGGGAATTGATGGTGGTCACGCTGAATACGGGGGAACGCATGGACGCCAGCAGCAAGCAGTGGTCGGTCGAGGCCGGCGAATGGCAACGCCTTGGAGCCATCTACAACGGAGAAGGCACCAACTTCGCTCTCTTTTCAGCCCATGCGGACAGGGTCGAGCTCTGCCTCTACGACGACAGCGGCGAGACAGAAATCACCCGCGTTGAGCTTCGGGAATACACCAATGAGGTCTGGCACGCATACCTGCCGGAGGTGAAACCCGGTATGCTTTATGGTTATCGGGTCCATGGCCCACATGATCCCGTCAATGGCCATCGCTTCAACGCGAACAAGCTGCTGCTCGACCCGTATGCTCGGGAGATCGTTGGCGGAATAAACTGGAGCAAAGCGCATTTTGGTTACGATCTCGACGCAGCGGACAAGGATCTTTCCTTCAGCACGATCGACAGCGGCCCCTTTATGCCGAAATGTCGGATAATCGACCCGGCAGCGAGCATTGAGCCAAAGGTGTTCAATCGTATCCCTTGGGCAGACGCGATTGTCTACGAAACCCATGTGAAGGGTTTCACGCAACTGAATCCGGCAATTCCCGCCGAGCTGCGCGGCACATTTGACGGCCTTGGACACAAGGCTGCTGTTGATTACATCCGCAGCCTCGGCATCACCTCTGTCGAACTGATGCCAGTTCATTCGTTCCCCGACGACGGGCATCTTCGCGAAAAGGGGCTTGCCAATTACTGGGGCTATAACACCCTAGGCTTCTTCTCGCCGGCCAGTCGCTATTATGGGCCGAAAGGCTTGGCAGGTTTCCGGGAAATGGTCCGCGCCTTTCACGATGCCGGGATCGAGGTGATCCTTGACGTGGTTTATAACCACACTGCGGAAGGAAATGAGCTCGGTCCGACGCTTTCCTTCAAGGGCATCGACAATTTCTCCTACTACCGCACTCTGCCGGACAATCACCGCTACTACATCAATGACACGGGCACCGGAAACACGATCAATACATCCCATCCCCGCGTCCTGCAGATGATCATGGATTCCCTCCGCTACTGGGCGGAAGAGATGCATGTAGATGGCTTTCGCTTCGATCTCGGCACCATCCTGGGGCGCGAACCGGGCGGCTTCGATCAGCGGGGAGGCTTCTTCGATGCAGTGGCACAGGATCCGGTACTCTCACGGGTCAAGCTGATCGGTGAGCCCTGGGACATTGGCCCAGGCGGTTACCAGGTTGGCGGCTTTCCGCCTGGTTGGGCGGAATGGAATGACAAATATCGCGACTCTACGCGCGAATACTGGCTCAATGGCGAGAATTCCGCGCCGGACTTCGCGGCCCGCCTGCTCGGCTCCGGAGACATCTATGACCAGAGGGGCCGCCGCCCCTGGGCCAGCGTGAACTTCGTGACGGCCCACGACGGTTACACACTGAACGACCTCGTCTCCTATGATCAGAAGCACAACGAGGCGAATGGTGAAGACAACAACGATGGCCACAATCACAATCTAAGTCACAACTATGGCGCTGAGGGGCCGACCGACAATACCGACATCATTGAGCTACGCGAACGCCAGAAGCGGAATTTTCTCGCCACGCTCTTTTTCTCTCACGGTACTCCCATGCTTTTGGGCGGAGATGAATTTGGCCGTTCTCAGTTGGGCAATAACAACAGCTACTGCCAGGACAACGAACTGAGTTGGCTTCATTGGGAAGGCCTGCCTCAGTCCTGCGAAGATTTGCGGGACTTCACCAGGCGTCTGATCGCACTCCGCAAGGCACAACCTCTGCTACGTCGCTCCGATTGGCGAGATGGGCTCATCATCGATTGGTTCAATGTAAAGGGCGGCCATCAGCGCCCGGAACACTGGCTTGATGGCAATCCGCTAGCCCTCAGGCTCTTGCGTCCGGACTTGCGTGACGCACCAGAGGAATGGACAGAGGTGCTCATGCTGTTCAATCCTCAAGCCGAGGCAATCAACTTTCGGACACCGAAGACGGGTGGATCAAGATGGAGATTGGAAATCTCGACAGAGTCAGTCGATCGAAGTGGAGACATCATCGCTGAGGGCGAAGCGATCGCCATGCAGGGACGATCATTCACCCTCCTTCGGCGCGATTAGGTTTCCTTTTCCGGGACCAGAACTTCAAAATCATAGAACTGGCCACTGAGAAAAAGTCGACGTGCAGATATGATCACGGGAATGATCTCACCTCTGGCATTACGGATCTGTGCTTTCTTGCCACTATAGCCACCTTCAGAATCAAGCATTGCCAAGCGCTCCGCACGACCGTCATCGCTGTCGACAACGACGCCGGAGGAAACCATCTCACTACCCGCGAGCTCGTCCCAATTCTTGCCAATAAGTTCAAGATACTTACGGTTGACCCGGACATAGCGTGAGCGTTTCTCGCCGATGGTTGAAATCGAGAATGCAACAGGCGATAGATCGAAAATGGCCTCAATGATCGGATCGGCTTGGGTCGCGACCTCAAGAGCAGACGCCCTGGATTTCGGCACCTTGGAATCGGGATCAATCACGACTGGATCATAGTCAGCTGGCAAAGAATATTCATCCCTGACAATCGCTACGAGGCGCCAGAGATCAATCTCGACAAAAAGCCCACGATGAGCGTCCTTGACCTCGGCAATGCTGGCCGGCAGGGATTGGCGGATTCGTTCCAGACGATTTTTCTCGACAGCACTGTCGGATTCTTGAATCGCCTCACAGAACTTTTCGTCCGCGATTTCGAGTATCCGCGCATAGGCTTTGTCGAGTAGGGATCGTCGCTCCAGATTAACATCTTGAAGGGATTTGCTTCCATCCGCGATGGGCAGGCGCTCCAGCAGCTCACGAACCAACACTTCTTCAGGACAGTCATCCGTCAGCTTCGTTCCACGCGGAGCAAAACGCAACAGCCCCAGCATGGTACGCCCACCCAACGCATCAATATCGTACTCTAGCAATTCCCCTTGAGCACCGCGGGTACAGGCTTCAACACGCGCCACATCTCCAAGGTCACCAAGGTATACACTGACTTGGCAAACAGTGGGCGGGAAGTTCAGCCAAGAAAACTCCTCACGGAACTGGTCCAGGTCCGCATCGTTCAGAACATATATCGTATACATTCAGGTCCCCCATCACGAAGCGCCGTGAACCAATCCACTCGCTCGCCCTGCTTGGCATAACCGCCATGCCACCAGTGTATGGCAACAAATTAGGCAGAAAAACTAGGCAAGATCGAGAGGGAAAGACTGAATTGAGGAGACTGTTTTTGATGAATGCCGCAATAATGTAACAATTTGCCCCTGAAACCCGCAATAAGTGACGGGGCAAAATTACTCTGGTAGGCCCTTGCTGTTAGAAGAACGCCTGAATTCCAGTCTGTGCACGACCAAGAATCAGCGCATGCACATCATGGGTTCCTTCATATGTATTCACCGTTTCGAGGTTCTGCGCATGGCGCATAACGTGATACTCGATCTGAATACCATTTCCGCCGTGCATATCTCGGGCCATTCGGGCGACATCAAGCGCCTTGCCGCAATTGTTACGCTTGACGATGGAGATCATCTCTGGCGCAAACTGATGTTCATCCATCAGGCGCCCGACCCGCAATGATCCAAGCAGGCCCAGCGAAATCTCTGTCTGCATGTCAGCAAGCTTCTTCTGGAAAAGCTGCGTACCGGCAAGCGGTTTGCCGAACTGTTTGCGATCAAGGCCATATTGGCGCGCGCGGTGCCAGCAATCTTCGGCAGCGCCCAGAACGCCCCAGGCAATGCCATAGCGTGCGCGATTAAGGCAGCCAAAAGGACCTTTGAGACCCGATACATTCGGCAGCAGAGCGTCTTCTCCGACCTCGACACCATCCATCACGATTTCGCCCGTCACGGAGGCGCGCAGGGAAAGCTTGCCGCCGATCTTCGGTGCTGAAAGCCCCTTCATCCCCTTCTCAAGAATGAAGCCGCGGATGTCGCCACCATGCGCCTCGGACTTCGCCCAGACGACAAAGACATCTGCAATCGGCGAATTCGAGATCCACATCTTCGATCCGCGCAGCCGATAGCCGCCCTCGATCTTCTCCGCCCGGGTTTTCATGCCTCCGGGATCTGAGCCGGCATCAGGTTCAGTGAGGCCAAAGCAACCGATCAGCTCACCGGAAACGAGACCCGGCAGATACTTGTCCTTTTGCTCTTCGGAGCCGTAGGCATGGATCGGATAGATCACCAGGGACGACTGAACGCTCATCATCGAACGGTAACCGGAATCAACGCGCTCAACTTCACGCGCCACGAGACCGTAGGAGACATAACTTGCCCCGGCTGCTCCATACTTTTCCGGAAGAGTGACACCAAGAAGCCCGGCCTGCCCCATCATCCGGAACAATTCCGGCGCAACAGTCTCCTCAAGATAGGCTTCGCTGACACGCGGCATGAGTTCGCCTTGGGCAAAGTCGTGAGCTGCTTGCTGAATCATGCGTTCGTCTTCATTCAGCATGTCAGCCATCAGGAAAGGGTCGGACCAGGAGAAGGGGCGCATTTCGCTCATCAATCAATTCCTTTTCGATTTGACCCGCAGTTTGCTCATAACAAAACCAATTACAAGCCATGTTTACTCATGTGGCCATCAGGTCTATTCATAACGGATGCTCACTCATCAACGCCGCTTCCTGCCTTCCACCAGTGCACTCGCCGCCTTCGATTCCGTCGCGAAGCTTGGCAGCTTCTCGGCTGCGGCAAACGAACTGGCTCTGACACAAGGTGCCATTTCCCGACAGATCAGTCTGCTGGAAGACCAGCTGGGCGTGAAGCTTTTTGAGCGCACCAATCGCGGCGTCGAATTGACGGCGATCGGCCAAACCTATGCAAAGGGGATCGGCGATGCGCTGGCGACAATCCGTACGCTCTCGCTGGAGGCCATGGCAACCCGTGACGACACACACCTGCGTCTTGCAATACTGCCGACATTTGGCACCCGCTGGCTGATGCCGCGCATTCCCGATTTCCTAAAGCGCAACCCCGCTGTCATCATCGATTTCGCAACCCGTATAGGACAATTCGAGTTTGAGGGATCAGGGCTCGACGCTGCCATCCATATCGGCGAGCCGAACTGGCCCGGAACCGAATGTCAGTTCCTGATGCAGGAATTCGTCGTGCCCGTTTGCAGCCCGAGCTTCCTCGCAGAAAACCCGATCGCAAGCCCACAGGACCTGTTGAGCAAGCCGCTTTTCGACATGGCCTCCCGACCGAGGGCCTGGGAACACTGGTTTGATAGCCTCGACATAGCGGGCGGGCGCGGCGGCGGCATGCGCTTTGAACAATTCTCCAATGTCGTGCAGGCCTGCCTTGCAGGGCTCGGTATCGCCCTTGTCCCAACCTTCCTGATCGAGCCGGAACTGGAAAACGGCCAACTCGTTCGCGCCTGGAACCATGAAGTCAAAAGCTCCAGTGCCTACTATCTGGTCCGACCGCTCTCAAAGATGGCTTATGGCCCGGCCACTGCATTTTCTCATTGGATACTGGACCAGGCGCGTGAGTTCACAGGCCCGCGCCGGGACCAGGGTCCATCAAAGACATGATGATCCGCAGACGAGGATCACACGTATCTGAGCGCAATGTTCAAAACTCCATGGACGGGAGATCGAAGCATGCTCGAATATGTGAGGAAAACCTTATTGGCTCTGTTTGCAATCATGCTTTCAGTGCCGGCAGCACTGGCAACGGAACGCTTTACAGCCGATGACATCAAGTCGGATATCATCGGCAAGCGTATCTACCTCGCCACACCATTTGGCGGCGAATTTCCCTTGAACTACCGCCGAGACGGGAAAGTCGATGGATCGGGTGAAGCCTTGGGGTTGGGTCGTTTTGCCAAGCCAAACGACACAGGTCGCTGGTGGATCAATGGTGACAGGCTTTGCCAACAGTTCACGAGTTGGTATCGCGGCGCTGCCATGTGCTTCGAACTGCAACGCATTGATCAGACCCGGCTCAAATGGACCCGCGACAACGGCCAGACCGGCACTGCCCGCATCGGCAACAGCATCTGAATAACGCACTTGCTTGCGGCGTAGCGCAAAGTCTAGCCTCCAGGCGTTTGAGATGAGGGGGACAGCGCATGGCTGTTGGCAAGGATCGACCAATCGGAGCGGTGGCCACTCTCGGAGCGCGTGGCTACCCTCACATCCGATCGAGAACCGGCGGCGAGATTCGTATCGCCACGGGAGCGGAAGAAGCAGGCTTCAACCCCCTTGATTTGTTATTGGCCGCACTTGCATCCTGCCTTTCAATGAGCGTGCGGATAGCGGCCCGCGAACATGGCCAAAACTCCTACCTGACCGAAGTCACCGTGGATGTGACGGCTGAGAAGGATGCCGCCGACAAGAGCAGGCTCAGCGCCATATACGCGGATATAGTCGTAACCGGTGAGCTGTCTGCAGACATGCTTGACCACATTGTCCAAAGAGCGGACGACCTGTGTACGGTCAGCAACGCTCTGGCTATTCATCCAATAATCACGGTGCGGAATGAGTGTTTTCGAGAAGTCGAAGCGTCAATTGATCCTGATGACCGTTGAAGAAGCGCTCGAGCGCAAGACGGTAGAGATGATCGCCGCTACCGCCTTCAGCTGCATCGAATAATGTCATCGATGAGCGAAATTTCATGTCATCCGGCACCCCAAAGATCTCGCGCGCCGAGGACCCGTCAATTAACAGAACGGTTCTGGTGCATAATCGCAACCGCTCGCCAAGCACCGGATGCCGAAGATAGGCTTGGGCCTCCGTCAGGGAGCGAATCCCATAGAACTGAGCTGTCTGGGAGGTGCCCAGTCCGCGCATTTGCGGAAATATAAACCACATCCAGTGACTGGACTTTGTGCCGGCGAGAAGCTCCGACATGACGGCCGTGATGACGGCATCCTGTGGCGACAGGAAACGTTTCAAGTTGAAGGCGTCCATTAGTCTTCCTGCATTTGGCTTCCAGATTCCTAACGCCAAACCGGGCCAAAGGATGCGATTGGGGCAACAAATGAGGATGTGTCTTCGCGTTCCGTTGACAATCTGGCCGCCATTAGACGCGTCAACCTTGACCTTCGCCGAAGCTTTGGTAACAAGAATGTGTTCGAAACGGAGTTCAGCGGCCGTTGCGATCAAACCAGGTGCCGGGCCCCTCTGGCGAGAGTTCGCACGGCGCTCTCGCGATGTCGGTACCGCCAGCAAGAAGCCGGCGGATTCACGCAAATGACAATCCAGAACATCCATCAGGCGGATGCGTGCAGGGCGCACCGCACATCACCATGCGCAAGAGAATTTCCGCGTCTCAGGGAGGCAAGACAATGAGCCAGCCCGCTACCCTGGGAACCGACAAATCCTCCCTGACCTATTTCAGGTGGGCATTTATCGTCACGGCCATCGGCCTCATACTCGGCGCAGTCCTTGGCTGGCAGATCTCCGGCACCCTTGACGGAATGGCGACGGTGTTCTTCATCTGTGCCGTCCTTGCAGTATTGGAAATCTCGCTTTCCTTCGACAACGCGATCGTCAATGCCAACAAGCTCAAGGACATGACACCGGTCTGGCAGCAGCGGTTCCTGACCTGGGGCATATTGATTGCCGTTTTCGGCATGCGCATTTTCTTCCCGCTTCTCATCGTGGTCATAGCCGCTGGCATTGGGCCGATCGACGCGGTGCTACTCGCGGCACGTGAACCGGCAGAATATGCGCGGATCATGAATGATGCCCATCTTCCGATCGCGGCTTTCGGCGGCACCTTCCTGATGATGGTGGGGCTCACCTATTTCTTCGACCATGAGAAGGACATCCACTGGATCGAATGGCTCGAAAGCCATATGGCGCGATCGGCCTCCATCAAGGGGATCGAAATCGCCCTGGTGCTTCTGCTCATACTCCTGTTCTCAAACCTGCTTGAAGGCGAAGAGGCGACAACCTTCGTCTATTCGGCGATTTACGGTCTGCTCACCTTCCTCGCCGTTGAAGTCATAGGCGGCCTTCTTGATGCCTCCCAGAAAACACTGGCAGAGGCCGCAAAAGGTGGCCTTGGCGCTTTCATCTATCTTGAAGTCCTCGATGCCAGTTTCTCATTCGACGGCGTGATTGGTGCTTTCGCCCTCACCCAGAACCTCTTCATCATCGCGATTGGCCTCGGCATCGGCGCCATGTATGTCCGCTCCATGACGATCATGCTTGTAGAAAAAGGCACTCTGGCTGAGTATCGCTATCTTGAACATGGTGCCTTCTACGCAATCCTGATCCTTTCCGTGATCATGTATTGCCAGACGCTGGTCCACATTCCGGAAGTGATAACGGGGCTTGGGGGCGCTGCCCTGATCGGCGTATCGCTCTGGTCATCAATCCGGTTCAACCGGCTTGAGCTTGCACAGGAAAGCCGGCACGCGGACTAGACCGCAGCGCTTCACCTTGAGCAAAATGTAGCAGGGGCCGATCAAATCCGATCGGCCCCTGTTTTCTAACTGGTTAGTCGGGTCCGACGTCAGCCTCGCCTTTGCGCCGATCAGGCAGCGATCCCGTACCAGGGGTCTTTTCTTCATCCGTCAGGTGGTCCTTGGCATGCGGCCCCTCTGGCGGGATCTTTTCGGAAACTTCCTGCTTTTTCTCGATCTTCCGCCTTGTGTCCTCGTCCTGCATGGCGGGTCCTCCTTTGTTCGAGCTGCCTGAAACCGAACCTGCGGAGGCAAGACCATGTTCCGTCAAACACGGACGCCATCAATCGGCCTCAGCGGGGAACCGGTCAGGGCGGCAGACGTTCGAAGATCAGAGGATAACAAATGGAGGCACCGATGAAGACCGAACTGCATCGACTGCAGCCGGACCCGCCAGAAGGCGACCGAAAGACGATCGAACGCGAGCTTGAACGTCAGGAGCGTGCGGAGCAGGACAAAAACGCTCACGCACCGGAAAGCAAGAGCGCGGGCGCGCCACATCAGAATCGGTGAACACTGAGGAGAAGGCAGATGAACAGCCGACTACCACCCATCCCGGAAGAAAACCGAAGCCCCAAGGACATTGGCGACAAGGCCAAGGTCGATCCGACCGACCGTGAAGCACGTGGCGCTGAGGCCAATCCGGACAAGATCGGCCAGCAGGGCAACAGCAAGGTCAACACCACCCATCAGGGTTACCAGCAGGACAGATAGGAGGCATTGATGTCGACTTCATCCAAGAGCCCCGCCACCATCCGTCAAGGTGGCCCGGGTGCATCGCACGAGAATGCAAAAGAACCTTTGCACATCGAAAAGCCGCCACCGATCCC from Peteryoungia desertarenae encodes the following:
- a CDS encoding 1-phosphofructokinase family hexose kinase; protein product: MSKILTIALNPAIDISSDAETVRHTHKTRTHNQQQFPGGGGVNVSRVISELGGRSELVFLSGGATGQLLEAMLKPLAIDARPVPIHDPVRIAYAVHETSTNLEYRFVPEGPLVTDEELAPVFEIIRDAQAQYIVASGSLPRGVANDTYVKIAEIARETGSKLILDTSGAALTMTLDRGQVFLVKPSLGEIEACLGFKLDHDSVGPAAQEIVRRGSARHIAVSLGGDGAILVSEDRIIRAPAIPVAVQSAVGAGDSFVAGMTWSLAAGQGIEEAFRFGMAAGAAAVMTAGTELCRRQDVLDLYRAAEA
- a CDS encoding riboflavin synthase subunit alpha — translated: MYTGIVQAIAPVLKTIRHDGYTEFHIDFPERLLTDLQIGGSVAVEGVCLSATSIAGTTVTFDAMDATLERTNLGSVKEGDVVNIERSAKPNDENGGHAIAGHIATTAELVDAKFEMPGAHITFRLPEEWAKYVFKRGYLAVNGASLTVAEAENDTFVINLIPETLRQTTFPRYKPGDRLNIEVDHQTMVMVDVVERTLERLMSRNQ
- a CDS encoding response regulator → MRAAKHPLAIDTILIVEDDVFISMDAADAVAGAGVNVITAETVRDALDILENEHISAAILDFNVRDGDVTPVVRQLRRLGIPFRIVSGSPLKEIEANGIPQELCAPKPADYVKVLASLMCDRPWTKLRSRH
- a CDS encoding SDR family oxidoreductase, whose protein sequence is MNLEGKTALVTGAGSGIGRATALRLAKDGAFVGLLSRTEDELEETLHALKECGGRGRVLLGDVGEDQDVRSAVNDLISARGALDIVVANAGINGTWAPIDDLKPEEFDKTVSVNLRGTYLTLHHTVPQLKKNGGSIVVVASINGTRTFSSPGATAYSATKAAQVAMVQQLALELGRHRIRINAVCPGAIDTEIGDNTDIRKADESGVSVEWPNGDIPLTGGESGTADEVADVIGFLVSDLARHVTGSPIWIDGGQSLLR
- a CDS encoding DUF3008 family protein, which codes for MPAKSKAQQKAAGAALSAKRGDTKKSDLKGASRSMVESMSEKELEEMASTSRKGKPAHVSHK
- the glgX gene encoding glycogen debranching protein GlgX, with the translated sequence MVVTLNTGERMDASSKQWSVEAGEWQRLGAIYNGEGTNFALFSAHADRVELCLYDDSGETEITRVELREYTNEVWHAYLPEVKPGMLYGYRVHGPHDPVNGHRFNANKLLLDPYAREIVGGINWSKAHFGYDLDAADKDLSFSTIDSGPFMPKCRIIDPAASIEPKVFNRIPWADAIVYETHVKGFTQLNPAIPAELRGTFDGLGHKAAVDYIRSLGITSVELMPVHSFPDDGHLREKGLANYWGYNTLGFFSPASRYYGPKGLAGFREMVRAFHDAGIEVILDVVYNHTAEGNELGPTLSFKGIDNFSYYRTLPDNHRYYINDTGTGNTINTSHPRVLQMIMDSLRYWAEEMHVDGFRFDLGTILGREPGGFDQRGGFFDAVAQDPVLSRVKLIGEPWDIGPGGYQVGGFPPGWAEWNDKYRDSTREYWLNGENSAPDFAARLLGSGDIYDQRGRRPWASVNFVTAHDGYTLNDLVSYDQKHNEANGEDNNDGHNHNLSHNYGAEGPTDNTDIIELRERQKRNFLATLFFSHGTPMLLGGDEFGRSQLGNNNSYCQDNELSWLHWEGLPQSCEDLRDFTRRLIALRKAQPLLRRSDWRDGLIIDWFNVKGGHQRPEHWLDGNPLALRLLRPDLRDAPEEWTEVLMLFNPQAEAINFRTPKTGGSRWRLEISTESVDRSGDIIAEGEAIAMQGRSFTLLRRD